A portion of the Halobacillus ihumii genome contains these proteins:
- a CDS encoding type A2 lanthipeptide, with protein sequence MEDLKNVVVTLSDEELQEASGAAGCGWSCTITDDCPNSVFVCC encoded by the coding sequence ATGGAAGATTTGAAAAATGTAGTAGTCACTTTATCTGATGAGGAATTACAAGAAGCTTCAGGTGCAGCTGGTTGTGGATGGTCTTGCACAATCACTGATGACTGTCCTAATAGCGTATTTGTTTGTTGCTAA
- a CDS encoding type 2 lanthipeptide synthetase LanM family protein, whose translation MMPYQLAFTDTDFQNLNRGLYLHERLLGEKMEVKEGQMEDWFQKTGLQHDQGKRRLAEAGLTPDDFKSLLAGKDTPIAKGNVNWVQGLSAIFNGPHLLQEDIEFENEDVHNQEFITFVQPFLKFISFEISTTYKEWKKQFKDVSFEEAVIQKSLLTATRDSLLTLSMRVLVYELNLMRIKGCLDGETSEDRFNNFIESYISNEKDIYLLLNKYPVLARLMVETTNRWKVAIWESIERLFKDIPKIRDEFNGDFSKLNHIQTGSGDLHRDGRSVLIMLFDSGKRLVYKPRTMSIDFHFNQLLKWVNEKGYAPTFQPVKVIDRGLYGWQEYASHEECDNKSQLEHFYKRLGGYIGIFHTLHATDIHMENMVASGEHPQFIDLESLFQNFNPIDAKDLTALQKTSEELTQSVLRTAILPASLFKSGSFRSIEVSGIGGHAGQKLPRPIYKFANEKTDKMRMSKVVGYHKGASNRPSLNGEEILPENYVEEMVKGFENIYLLLEKNKDELLSENGPIVVFKEDNVRSILRHTQSYSTMLEASLHPDNLRNGLDRVQLFDYLWRIIDLNEKLGKIIPSETKDLLNGDIPYFSSKVSSTSVWDSRGKETSGFYDFSALDHTLARIKAFSKEDCHKQTRYIRTSMATMLKRWDFKEYRSHAAKQVPETLATREDFLQQAKMIGDQLMKSAFWGDSKEDVSWIGIGASLYNRWLFTPLDATMYDGVLGVALFYAYLAEVSEEEQYQDVARAAVKSAYDFLDRYDGLGSLSAFHGYASVAYVFSHLGVLWKDQTYLDEAINALLKCEKWIGRDDMFDLIGGVSGTLLVALRLYKLTGSEQARSIAVQCGNHLIQHATKRDQGYGWVSSMDGETALVGLSHGAAGIGWALAELYSCTKDEKYLEYSKQAILYERSRYIEDEGNWADLRYRDERKRLGITTPVQWCHGAAGIALGRLMTINHWEDSSMMEEIEVAINTTIREGFGGSHCQCHGDFGNLEVLLIASKQLRDSSLKTKALQIASSILEESQSEGWFCGIPQNEETPGFMLGLAGVGFGLLRFIDPDLVPSVVVLGGPVE comes from the coding sequence ATGATGCCGTATCAATTAGCTTTTACAGATACTGATTTCCAGAATTTGAATCGTGGCCTTTACTTACATGAACGCTTACTCGGAGAAAAGATGGAAGTTAAGGAAGGACAGATGGAAGACTGGTTTCAGAAAACCGGGCTACAGCATGATCAGGGAAAGCGTCGTTTAGCCGAAGCTGGTTTAACACCAGACGATTTCAAATCCCTTTTAGCTGGAAAAGATACGCCGATTGCAAAGGGAAATGTTAACTGGGTTCAAGGCCTATCTGCTATTTTTAATGGACCTCATCTTTTACAGGAGGATATTGAATTTGAGAATGAAGACGTACATAACCAGGAATTCATAACGTTTGTTCAACCTTTTCTAAAGTTTATTAGCTTTGAAATTTCAACTACATACAAAGAGTGGAAGAAGCAATTTAAGGATGTATCTTTCGAAGAAGCTGTCATTCAAAAAAGTTTGTTAACAGCTACTAGGGACAGCTTATTAACCCTTTCTATGCGTGTTCTTGTCTACGAATTAAATCTTATGCGAATTAAAGGTTGTTTGGATGGAGAGACGTCAGAAGATCGATTCAATAATTTTATTGAATCCTATATCTCGAATGAAAAAGATATTTATCTCCTACTAAACAAATATCCTGTACTAGCGAGACTAATGGTAGAAACGACAAATCGTTGGAAGGTTGCTATATGGGAATCTATTGAACGCTTATTTAAAGATATTCCTAAGATTAGAGACGAGTTTAACGGGGATTTTTCAAAATTAAATCATATTCAGACTGGTAGTGGAGATTTACACAGAGATGGGCGAAGTGTACTAATTATGTTATTTGACTCGGGGAAACGTCTAGTTTATAAGCCTCGAACAATGTCTATCGATTTTCATTTTAATCAATTATTGAAATGGGTGAATGAAAAAGGGTATGCGCCAACGTTTCAACCTGTAAAGGTTATTGATCGTGGCCTATATGGTTGGCAAGAATACGCAAGTCATGAAGAATGTGATAATAAAAGTCAGCTTGAGCATTTTTACAAGCGTCTTGGTGGTTATATAGGGATTTTTCATACGCTACATGCTACTGATATTCATATGGAAAATATGGTTGCTTCAGGGGAGCACCCTCAATTTATTGATCTCGAATCTCTATTTCAAAATTTTAACCCTATTGATGCAAAGGATTTAACTGCACTACAAAAAACATCTGAAGAGCTAACACAATCTGTTCTTAGAACAGCAATTTTACCAGCTTCACTATTCAAATCAGGTTCTTTCCGTTCCATAGAAGTGAGTGGGATCGGAGGTCATGCAGGTCAGAAACTTCCACGACCGATTTATAAATTTGCAAATGAAAAGACAGATAAAATGAGAATGTCTAAAGTTGTTGGCTATCATAAGGGCGCAAGTAACCGTCCTTCTTTAAATGGGGAAGAGATCTTACCGGAAAATTACGTTGAGGAAATGGTAAAAGGCTTTGAAAATATATATCTACTACTTGAGAAAAATAAAGATGAGCTGCTGTCCGAGAATGGTCCCATTGTGGTATTCAAGGAGGATAACGTTCGTTCAATCCTTCGCCATACTCAATCTTATTCTACTATGCTGGAGGCATCGCTTCACCCCGATAATTTAAGAAATGGTTTAGACCGTGTACAACTGTTCGATTATCTTTGGCGTATTATTGACCTAAATGAAAAGCTTGGGAAAATCATCCCTTCTGAAACAAAAGACTTATTAAATGGTGATATTCCGTATTTTTCTTCAAAAGTGAGTTCTACTTCTGTTTGGGATAGTCGCGGCAAAGAAACATCAGGGTTTTATGATTTTTCGGCACTAGATCATACGTTAGCTCGCATAAAAGCATTTAGTAAAGAAGATTGTCACAAACAAACTAGATATATTCGTACTTCAATGGCAACGATGCTAAAACGATGGGATTTTAAAGAATACCGTAGTCATGCCGCAAAACAAGTACCAGAAACCCTTGCAACACGAGAAGACTTTTTGCAACAAGCAAAGATGATTGGCGATCAGTTAATGAAATCAGCTTTTTGGGGTGACAGTAAAGAAGATGTTAGTTGGATTGGAATAGGTGCCTCTCTATATAACCGATGGTTATTCACCCCATTAGATGCCACTATGTATGATGGAGTGCTGGGTGTCGCACTTTTCTATGCTTATCTTGCAGAAGTTTCTGAAGAAGAGCAATACCAGGACGTAGCTCGAGCAGCAGTAAAATCAGCATATGATTTTTTAGATCGATATGATGGACTTGGTTCTTTATCTGCATTCCATGGCTATGCTTCCGTAGCTTACGTATTTAGTCATCTGGGTGTACTGTGGAAAGACCAAACTTACTTAGACGAGGCCATAAATGCATTGCTTAAATGTGAGAAATGGATCGGTAGAGATGACATGTTTGATTTGATAGGAGGAGTATCTGGCACATTACTAGTTGCGTTGAGACTTTATAAATTAACTGGATCAGAACAAGCTCGTTCAATCGCAGTGCAATGTGGTAATCATCTAATTCAACATGCTACTAAAAGAGACCAAGGCTATGGATGGGTTTCTTCTATGGATGGTGAAACTGCTTTAGTAGGTTTATCTCATGGTGCAGCTGGAATAGGATGGGCTCTAGCAGAACTTTACTCTTGTACAAAAGACGAAAAGTACCTTGAATACAGTAAGCAAGCTATCTTATATGAACGAAGTCGTTATATTGAAGACGAAGGAAATTGGGCAGATTTACGTTATCGCGATGAACGAAAGCGACTCGGAATTACGACACCGGTTCAATGGTGTCACGGAGCAGCTGGAATCGCTCTAGGTCGCCTAATGACAATAAACCATTGGGAAGATAGTTCTATGATGGAAGAAATAGAAGTGGCGATAAATACGACCATTAGAGAAGGATTTGGTGGAAGTCACTGTCAGTGCCATGGTGATTTTGGTAACTTAGAAGTGCTTCTTATTGCTTCCAAACAATTAAGAGATTCGTCCTTAAAAACTAAGGCGCTTCAAATTGCTTCCTCAATTCTTGAAGAATCGCAGAGTGAAGGATGGTTTTGTGGAATACCTCAAAATGAAGAAACGCCAGGTTTTATGCTTGGATTAGCTGGTGTTGGGTTTGGATTGTTGCGTTTTATTGATCCAGATTTAGTTCCTTCTGTTGTAGTACTAGGTGGACCAGTGGAATGA
- a CDS encoding ABC transporter ATP-binding protein, with amino-acid sequence MQIVDVKGLSKVYRGRVSHCALDRINFSIDEGEFVGIMGPSGSGKTTLLNLLATIDMPSHGTISINGSNPHAMTHKDKAIFRRNELGFVFQQFNLLDTLTVEENILLPLALNGVKSQEIDKEIARISQQLGIESLLHNRTYEISGGQTQRTAIARAIIHKPSLLLADEPTGNLDSNSSKAVMETLTEINHSENTTTLMVTHDPVVASYCKRVIFIKDGKLYNEIYKGDSRTDFFQKIIDVLGHLGGDSYNLIVPN; translated from the coding sequence ATGCAAATTGTAGATGTAAAGGGATTGAGTAAAGTATATAGAGGAAGGGTTTCTCATTGCGCTCTGGATCGCATCAATTTTTCAATTGATGAAGGAGAATTTGTTGGAATTATGGGTCCCTCTGGTAGTGGGAAGACGACGTTACTAAATTTATTAGCCACAATTGATATGCCATCTCATGGTACAATTTCGATCAACGGGAGTAATCCACATGCTATGACTCATAAAGATAAAGCTATTTTTCGAAGGAATGAACTTGGTTTTGTTTTTCAGCAATTTAACCTTCTTGACACACTGACAGTGGAAGAAAATATCTTATTGCCTTTAGCTTTAAACGGGGTGAAATCTCAAGAAATAGACAAAGAAATTGCGCGTATTTCTCAACAACTGGGTATAGAATCTCTTTTACATAATAGAACCTATGAAATTTCAGGTGGACAAACGCAACGAACTGCTATCGCTCGAGCGATTATTCATAAACCCTCGTTACTTTTAGCAGATGAACCTACTGGAAACCTTGATTCAAATTCATCCAAAGCTGTCATGGAAACACTTACTGAAATTAACCACAGTGAAAACACCACCACTCTTATGGTAACGCATGATCCAGTCGTAGCAAGCTATTGCAAACGAGTCATTTTCATCAAAGATGGTAAGCTTTATAACGAGATTTATAAAGGAGATAGTCGCACCGATTTTTTCCAAAAAATCATTGATGTTCTGGGTCATTTGGGTGGTGATAGCTATAATTTGATTGTACCTAATTGA
- a CDS encoding peptidase domain-containing ABC transporter, producing the protein MISTRLRVPFVEQMEQSECGLCCLSMILSYYKSEYTLWELRNRWGGGREGINLLIIKKIAESLHLTAVAQKVPLQHLDELSFPAIVHWQGNHFVVIEKVRKNKVYILDPAIGRRVLSFEELEDVHSFVCLSLKPTPELKKRKVKKVWKEYLRFLWKEPRLVIAIITFSLFVQLLAVATPMFVQFIVDNVIVAKNRTYIDFLFIPVLLLIIIQFVFSLLRTRTLVRLQNRLDWNLMTVFFTRLLKLPYHFFQMRTSGDLILRANSNMIIREILSTRSVTMLLDGGLVFSFLAYMLYSSAYLSIYVIAIAILQIVLTMIGNYYTGRLSQEEILRQTQASSYLAEVLRGILVVKGEGVESSVYKQWSRLFWEQIKSAQKRGFFSSYIESSMQTLRIAAPLIILILGTKQVMDGEMSLGAMLAFYTLAISFFTPLTSLVTTTNQMVLMGTYFRRILDILEAEPEQNDETVLDPPLLSGEIKLEDVGFRYNQYGPFVIKKVSTVISPGEFVAIVGTTGSGKSTLASLLMGLYQPTEGRVLFDGCDINKLDKPRFRHQIGVVTQQVHLFNSSIFQNVSFHNSNITQEEVIRAAKLAEIHDDVMKLPMNYQTILSEEGNNLSGGQRQRLALARALVHRPSIMLLDEASSALDTVTEERIHKNLENLESTRIIIAHRLSTIQNADRILVVDEGEIVEAGTHTELLSTGAVYPELYRKQFEKETMEGIK; encoded by the coding sequence ATGATCTCCACTCGTCTTCGTGTTCCTTTTGTAGAGCAAATGGAACAATCAGAATGTGGCCTCTGTTGTTTGTCCATGATTCTTTCCTATTACAAAAGTGAGTATACCTTATGGGAGTTGCGCAATAGATGGGGAGGCGGACGAGAAGGAATCAACCTTCTTATTATTAAGAAAATCGCTGAGTCCCTTCATTTAACAGCCGTGGCTCAAAAAGTACCTCTTCAACACTTAGATGAGCTTTCATTCCCTGCGATTGTTCATTGGCAGGGTAATCATTTTGTTGTGATTGAGAAGGTAAGGAAAAATAAAGTGTATATATTAGATCCTGCAATCGGTCGAAGAGTTCTCTCTTTTGAAGAATTGGAGGACGTTCATTCTTTCGTATGTTTGTCACTAAAACCTACACCTGAGCTCAAAAAGCGAAAGGTTAAAAAGGTATGGAAAGAATACCTTCGGTTTTTGTGGAAAGAGCCACGTCTAGTCATAGCAATCATCACGTTTTCATTGTTTGTTCAGCTTTTAGCTGTAGCGACCCCAATGTTTGTTCAATTTATCGTTGATAATGTGATTGTCGCTAAAAACAGGACTTATATAGACTTTCTTTTTATTCCAGTCCTCCTCTTGATAATAATACAGTTTGTTTTTTCATTATTACGGACAAGGACATTAGTTCGACTTCAAAATCGGTTGGATTGGAATTTGATGACGGTATTTTTTACTCGCTTATTAAAACTCCCGTATCATTTTTTTCAAATGCGAACGAGTGGGGATCTAATTCTTAGAGCAAATAGCAATATGATCATACGTGAAATATTGTCTACTCGATCAGTAACCATGTTGTTAGATGGAGGTTTGGTTTTCAGTTTTTTAGCTTATATGTTATATAGTTCAGCCTATTTATCTATTTATGTTATTGCTATCGCTATCCTTCAAATCGTATTAACCATGATCGGTAATTACTATACCGGGCGATTGTCTCAGGAGGAAATACTGCGTCAAACACAGGCTTCCAGCTACTTGGCAGAAGTTTTGCGTGGAATTCTAGTTGTTAAAGGAGAAGGGGTAGAGTCTAGCGTCTATAAACAGTGGTCTAGGTTGTTTTGGGAACAAATTAAATCTGCTCAAAAAAGAGGTTTTTTCTCTTCCTATATCGAGAGTTCCATGCAAACTTTACGTATTGCAGCTCCTTTGATTATTTTAATACTAGGAACAAAGCAGGTAATGGATGGTGAGATGAGCTTAGGTGCTATGCTTGCATTTTATACCTTGGCCATTAGCTTTTTCACACCTTTGACCTCTTTGGTTACCACTACAAATCAAATGGTCTTGATGGGTACTTACTTTCGTCGCATATTAGATATTTTAGAAGCTGAACCTGAACAAAATGATGAAACAGTTCTAGATCCCCCACTCCTGAGTGGGGAAATTAAGCTAGAAGATGTTGGTTTTAGATATAACCAATACGGACCTTTTGTTATTAAAAAGGTTTCTACTGTTATTTCACCTGGTGAATTCGTAGCCATAGTAGGCACAACAGGTTCAGGAAAAAGCACCTTAGCATCGTTACTTATGGGACTTTATCAACCTACAGAAGGTCGGGTCCTATTTGATGGTTGTGATATCAATAAACTTGATAAACCACGTTTTCGACATCAAATTGGTGTAGTTACGCAGCAGGTCCATTTGTTTAACTCGTCCATTTTTCAGAATGTATCCTTTCATAACTCGAATATTACACAAGAAGAGGTTATTAGGGCTGCAAAACTTGCAGAAATTCATGATGATGTCATGAAGCTACCAATGAATTATCAAACGATCCTTTCGGAAGAAGGAAATAACCTTTCAGGAGGACAGCGACAACGACTTGCCTTAGCAAGAGCCCTTGTCCATCGCCCGTCTATAATGCTTTTAGATGAAGCAAGCAGTGCACTTGATACGGTTACGGAAGAGCGCATCCACAAAAATTTAGAAAATTTAGAAAGCACCCGTATTATCATTGCACATCGCTTAAGTACTATCCAAAACGCAGATAGGATTCTCGTAGTAGATGAAGGGGAAATCGTGGAAGCTGGTACACATACTGAGTTACTTTCAACAGGTGCTGTGTATCCTGAATTGTATCGAAAACAATTTGAGAAAGAGACAATGGAGGGTATCAAATGA
- a CDS encoding ABC transporter permease: MTFGKVLMMELMKLRRSYVWLLMCIAPLLMVTFGAYNFVRYQDVFLQGNAVPWEKLLGQIVTFYGLLLLPLSIAVMAVWLARIEHSENNWKYLFTMPVNLKSIYITKTIIPIGLIGLSMVILYIGTIGAAIIVGVGNIPYGTMAVNVLICWITCLPILALQMILSIKFPNIGIPIGISLAASITSVVITNSAYGKYYFWSLPSLTLNPNSEGMRNLTIPYSLTLSLVAFSCIMVIGYRFFRKQEA; this comes from the coding sequence ATGACGTTTGGTAAAGTATTAATGATGGAGTTAATGAAGTTAAGACGCTCTTATGTTTGGCTATTAATGTGTATTGCTCCACTATTAATGGTGACGTTTGGGGCTTATAACTTTGTCCGTTATCAGGATGTTTTCCTACAAGGGAATGCGGTTCCCTGGGAGAAACTTCTAGGACAAATCGTAACATTTTACGGCCTTTTACTTCTTCCGTTATCGATCGCAGTGATGGCCGTTTGGCTTGCTAGAATTGAACATTCAGAAAATAATTGGAAATACCTATTTACTATGCCAGTAAATTTGAAATCTATTTATATCACTAAAACAATTATTCCTATTGGACTCATCGGTTTATCCATGGTCATCCTTTATATTGGAACTATAGGAGCGGCGATTATTGTGGGTGTAGGGAATATCCCCTATGGTACGATGGCCGTTAATGTCCTAATATGTTGGATAACTTGTCTCCCGATCCTTGCTTTACAGATGATTCTAAGTATAAAATTCCCGAATATCGGAATCCCCATTGGAATAAGTTTAGCAGCATCGATTACAAGTGTTGTTATTACAAACAGCGCCTATGGAAAGTATTATTTCTGGTCTCTCCCCTCACTGACTTTAAACCCAAATTCAGAAGGGATGAGAAATCTTACTATCCCCTATTCACTCACTCTATCCTTAGTAGCCTTTAGCTGCATTATGGTAATAGGATATAGGTTCTTTCGAAAACAAGAAGCCTAA
- a CDS encoding response regulator transcription factor, with protein sequence MFRVLIVEDDEKLVSLLQDYFQKYEFETSVVRRFGSVVEEFKAFSPHLVLLDINLPKFDGYYWCRQIRQFSTCPILFISARDEKMEQVMAMENGGDDFITKPFDYEIVLAKIRSQLRRSYGDYATNQLSRTINLEGVSLDVDRMVISFGADMVELSHTETRMLSEFLSKPEAVISRDRLLEKIWDEEAFVDDNTLNVNINRVRKKLQNLHIENAILTVRGKGYRLIPNWGRGE encoded by the coding sequence ATGTTTCGTGTTTTAATTGTCGAAGATGATGAGAAGTTGGTCTCTCTCCTACAAGACTATTTTCAGAAGTATGAATTTGAAACAAGCGTCGTTCGAAGATTTGGAAGTGTGGTTGAAGAGTTTAAAGCTTTCTCTCCACACCTTGTTTTATTGGATATCAATTTACCAAAATTCGATGGTTACTACTGGTGCAGACAAATACGGCAATTCTCTACTTGTCCCATTTTATTTATTTCAGCTCGTGACGAAAAGATGGAACAGGTGATGGCTATGGAAAATGGTGGTGATGATTTTATTACAAAACCCTTCGATTATGAGATTGTACTTGCAAAAATAAGAAGTCAATTACGGCGGTCTTATGGTGATTATGCAACGAACCAACTAAGTAGGACGATAAACCTTGAGGGAGTTTCCCTTGATGTGGACCGCATGGTTATAAGTTTTGGTGCCGATATGGTTGAACTAAGTCATACGGAGACAAGAATGCTAAGTGAATTTTTAAGCAAGCCTGAAGCAGTCATTAGTCGTGACCGATTGCTTGAAAAAATTTGGGATGAGGAAGCATTTGTAGATGATAATACACTTAACGTTAATATTAACCGTGTGCGAAAAAAGCTTCAAAATCTCCACATTGAAAATGCCATCCTGACAGTAAGGGGAAAAGGATATCGTCTCATTCCTAATTGGGGGAGAGGAGAATGA
- a CDS encoding sensor histidine kinase, with product MKLFLRDHVSFCCLYVGQLLLILLIFWLDGYRNGSTALYASILSLLLFGCYLVVRYIRNQTFYKRLSTPLTSLNDYSMERQSSPLPYYLDQFHDELRQYYLKEMESSTFKFDRHIQFLNQWVHQMKTPLSVMHLMAQERDDEFSLSLNDEIERMKNGLDIVLYTSRLDSFENDFYLESLSLYSLIRKTTSVQKRLFIRNHIYPENMIDPELHIYSDEKWLSFVFTQLITNAIKYTVDSGQKIKFEAKQLKDAIVFTVRDYGVGISKSDLPRVFDPYFTGENGRSFHESTGMGLFLVKQILDELGHRIEIESNLNQGTIVQVYFKQVT from the coding sequence ATGAAGCTATTTCTCCGTGATCATGTTTCTTTTTGCTGTTTGTATGTCGGACAATTATTGCTCATATTGCTGATTTTTTGGCTTGATGGCTATCGAAATGGATCTACAGCTTTGTATGCATCGATTTTAAGCCTCTTACTCTTTGGTTGTTATTTAGTCGTTCGCTACATACGAAACCAGACATTTTATAAACGACTTTCAACTCCTTTAACGTCATTGAATGATTACAGCATGGAACGTCAATCTTCTCCACTACCATACTATTTAGATCAGTTTCACGATGAACTACGCCAGTACTATCTAAAAGAAATGGAAAGTTCCACATTCAAATTTGACCGTCACATTCAATTTTTAAATCAATGGGTCCATCAAATGAAAACGCCTCTCTCTGTTATGCACCTCATGGCGCAAGAACGAGATGATGAATTTTCTTTGTCTCTTAACGATGAGATTGAGAGGATGAAAAACGGATTGGATATCGTTTTATATACTTCGCGACTGGATTCTTTTGAGAATGACTTTTATCTGGAATCCTTGAGTCTCTATTCTTTGATTAGAAAAACAACTTCTGTTCAGAAACGATTATTCATAAGGAATCATATCTATCCGGAAAATATGATCGATCCAGAACTTCACATCTATTCAGATGAAAAATGGCTATCTTTTGTTTTCACACAACTCATCACTAATGCCATCAAATACACAGTGGACAGTGGACAGAAAATCAAATTTGAGGCGAAACAACTAAAAGATGCAATTGTTTTTACGGTTCGTGATTATGGCGTTGGGATATCTAAAAGTGATTTACCTCGTGTTTTTGACCCTTACTTTACTGGTGAAAATGGACGATCGTTTCATGAGTCTACAGGAATGGGGCTTTTTCTGGTTAAACAAATTCTTGATGAATTAGGACATCGTATCGAGATAGAATCTAATCTCAATCAAGGCACGATCGTTCAGGTTTATTTTAAACAAGTAACGTGA
- a CDS encoding ABC transporter permease: protein MFHKVLSAEWAKLRNNRIVFPVILAPILILLLQYANFKIRYTSVVKDGDVPWTIFIEQHAVIWAVLILPILAAVLSSMLIMSENSDNNWKYFLALPIKRRDVYFAKITLVIFFLLVSSILLGIGILGSASILHLPGDVPYGRLIQTLSAALIGTFAVLTIQFWLSIKFDNPGIPLAVSICGTVAAIFLLQSALTRWLPWVYPYLVLPIRLNEGINIIWYMGQSVVVGLLCLIIGYREFANRDI, encoded by the coding sequence ATGTTTCATAAGGTTCTTTCAGCTGAATGGGCAAAGCTTCGCAACAATCGGATTGTTTTTCCAGTCATTTTAGCTCCGATTCTAATTTTGCTATTACAATACGCCAATTTTAAAATTCGGTATACAAGTGTCGTGAAAGATGGGGATGTACCTTGGACCATTTTTATTGAACAACATGCAGTGATCTGGGCCGTACTTATACTTCCAATCCTAGCAGCCGTGTTATCGAGCATGCTTATAATGAGCGAGAATTCAGATAATAACTGGAAGTATTTTTTGGCTCTTCCGATTAAACGTAGAGATGTGTATTTTGCAAAAATTACGTTAGTCATCTTCTTTTTACTGGTAAGCTCCATTTTGCTTGGCATTGGGATTTTAGGTAGTGCATCGATACTCCACTTACCTGGCGACGTCCCGTATGGTCGACTAATACAAACGCTTAGTGCTGCATTGATTGGCACTTTTGCTGTGTTAACCATTCAATTTTGGCTTAGTATTAAATTCGATAATCCAGGTATTCCTTTAGCCGTCTCTATCTGTGGAACGGTAGCAGCCATATTTCTATTACAATCAGCCCTGACACGATGGCTGCCTTGGGTATATCCTTATTTGGTACTTCCTATTCGGTTAAATGAAGGAATTAATATTATCTGGTATATGGGGCAGTCCGTGGTGGTGGGTCTCCTATGTTTAATCATAGGGTATCGTGAATTTGCCAACCGAGATATTTAA
- a CDS encoding ABC transporter ATP-binding protein, translated as MMNKDVEETLVATKNLTKKFGDQYSVDHVNLEIKRGQIFGFLGPNGAGKTTSIRMLLGLMKPTEGEVRLFGQTFHKNRIDILRRVGALVEAPSYYRNLTGFENLKLSSKILGSSNARIEEVLGIVRLSDVSHQPVKQYSLGMKQRLGIALALLGSPELLILDEPTNGLDPSGIHEIRQLIKRMPEDFGITVLISSHNLAEIEMVASHVGIIQSGKLKFHGTMEELKRDQKPRVEIKVNNLMSAKDLLRQQDVQARIMEDMLLVDQPTDSVSAINRKLVNNGFEVSHLVESVKSLEEIFLDLTGKEGAI; from the coding sequence ATGATGAATAAGGATGTTGAAGAAACATTAGTCGCTACAAAAAATTTAACAAAAAAATTTGGAGATCAATATTCAGTTGATCATGTGAATCTAGAAATTAAACGCGGTCAAATTTTTGGCTTTCTTGGCCCAAATGGTGCAGGGAAAACCACTTCAATCCGTATGCTACTCGGACTAATGAAGCCAACAGAAGGTGAAGTAAGGCTATTTGGTCAAACGTTTCATAAAAATCGAATTGATATTCTTCGACGAGTAGGGGCTCTTGTCGAAGCGCCTTCTTATTATCGAAACTTAACAGGATTCGAAAATTTAAAACTCTCTAGTAAAATATTAGGGTCTTCTAACGCCCGAATCGAAGAAGTGCTTGGAATTGTTCGATTATCTGACGTTTCCCACCAGCCAGTAAAGCAGTATTCTCTGGGAATGAAGCAAAGACTAGGAATAGCCCTCGCTCTGCTTGGTTCTCCAGAACTATTAATATTAGATGAACCTACAAACGGGCTTGATCCAAGTGGCATCCACGAAATTCGGCAACTGATTAAACGAATGCCCGAAGACTTTGGTATAACAGTGTTAATTTCTAGTCACAATCTTGCCGAAATCGAAATGGTCGCTTCCCACGTAGGCATCATTCAGTCTGGAAAATTAAAGTTTCATGGCACAATGGAAGAGTTGAAGAGAGATCAAAAACCTCGAGTTGAAATCAAGGTCAATAATTTGATGAGTGCTAAAGATCTACTACGCCAGCAAGATGTTCAAGCAAGAATTATGGAAGATATGCTACTGGTCGATCAACCAACTGACTCGGTTTCAGCAATAAATAGAAAACTTGTTAACAATGGATTCGAAGTCTCCCATTTGGTAGAGAGCGTCAAATCTCTAGAGGAAATCTTCTTGGATTTAACAGGAAAAGAGGGGGCCATCTAA